The Hevea brasiliensis isolate MT/VB/25A 57/8 chromosome 1, ASM3005281v1, whole genome shotgun sequence DNA segment ATCGTAAGGTGTAGATGGTTTTTCAGTCGCCTCATCGGTCATGGAGCGGTTCAGATTATCAAATGTGTTGGCGGTGGTCATCATTGCAGACCTAATTGCCGCAGGACTCCAATCTGGGTGTGCAGATTTAAGCAAGGCTGCTGCGCCGCTTACATGTGGGCAAGCCATTGAAGTTCCAGACAGGATATTGAATTCAGTTCTTCTTGTATCTGAATCCAGTCCAGTTGGACCGACTGCATCCGTCCAAGCAGCAAGAATATTAACACCCGGAGCAATCAAGTCCGGCTTGAGAATCTCTGGGTTCAAGCCATTTGGCCCTCTACCAGAAAAAGAGGCCACAACAGGAGCCGGTTTGATTCCAACGACAGTGCCCTTGAAATCAATAGTGGCTGTAGGATTGGGCGTGGAAGAAATATATGCCTTAACAGCATCACCCTCGTCAGACCCAACAGCACAAGCAGGAAGAAGGTGAGCATCGCCAACAAGCCCTTCACCGTTGGAAATTCCATTGGCAAGAATCATAGCAATACCTCCAGCTTTCTTGACAACCAACCCTTTAGCCACTCTAGGACTACTTCCACGATCGCAAATAACAATTTTGCCTCTAACCATATTTGGATCCAGTGAATTTTCCATACATAACGAAGTCGAGAGAACCCCTGATTTCCCTGGATAAACCAGAGGAAACATCTTCCCATTCAGTGGAACTCCAGAGTAGAGAGACACACCAGATAGCCTATGCCCATTACCCAGAATCACATCAGCTGGAAAATTCCTATCAATTGTGCCTGCACCAACAGTGACAAGCCAAGGTGCCAGGTTTGTCACGGACATTAAATTAGGTCCATCATTACCAGCAGAAGATGACACGAAAACCCCTCTGGAAACGGCACCGTAAGAACCAATGGCTATGGGATCAAGATAATAAGGCGAGGAAATTCCATCACCACCGCCAATGGAGATGGATATAACATCCACTCCATCATTAACCGCAGCATCGAAAGCAGCTAATATATCAGAATCGAAACAGCCCGAATTTTTCCAACACACCTTGTAAGCAGCCAGTCGCGCTTTTGGAGCAACACCTTTAGCAATCCCCGGCGCGTACCCCGCCATGCTGGCGCCGAACGAGTGCCTTCCCGCCGCAGTCGACGCTGTGTGCGTCCCATGTCCATCCGCATCTCTCGGAGATTTGAACTCAATGGTTTCGTTTATCCCGCTTATCGGCCCTGCCGATCTCGCAGCCGCTTCATGACCTTCGAGGAAAAA contains these protein-coding regions:
- the LOC110652646 gene encoding subtilisin-like protease SBT1.6; protein product: MASFLYISLPLFFLFFFSFLSNFHLLALSSDQRLKTFIFRVDSESKPSIFATHYHWYTSEFADPLQILHVYDTVFHGFSASVTPDHASYLSQHPSVLSVFEDRRRQLHTTRSPQFLGLRNQRGLWSESDYGSDVIIGVFDTGIWPERRSFSDVNLGPVPARWKGICEAGVKFTPKNCNKKLIGARFFLEGHEAAARSAGPISGINETIEFKSPRDADGHGTHTASTAAGRHSFGASMAGYAPGIAKGVAPKARLAAYKVCWKNSGCFDSDILAAFDAAVNDGVDVISISIGGGDGISSPYYLDPIAIGSYGAVSRGVFVSSSAGNDGPNLMSVTNLAPWLVTVGAGTIDRNFPADVILGNGHRLSGVSLYSGVPLNGKMFPLVYPGKSGVLSTSLCMENSLDPNMVRGKIVICDRGSSPRVAKGLVVKKAGGIAMILANGISNGEGLVGDAHLLPACAVGSDEGDAVKAYISSTPNPTATIDFKGTVVGIKPAPVVASFSGRGPNGLNPEILKPDLIAPGVNILAAWTDAVGPTGLDSDTRRTEFNILSGTSMACPHVSGAAALLKSAHPDWSPAAIRSAMMTTANTFDNLNRSMTDEATEKPSTPYDFGAGNLNLDRAMDPGLVYDITNNDYVNFLCGIGYSPKAIQVITRSPVTCPAKRPLPENLNYPSITALFPSLSVGATSMAFIRTVTNVGQPNAVYQPTIEAPKGTAVAVKPARLMFNQGMKKQSFIVTITANTRNLILDDSGAAFGSITWSDGKHLVRSPIVATQINPL